The following coding sequences are from one Pelmatolapia mariae isolate MD_Pm_ZW linkage group LG4, Pm_UMD_F_2, whole genome shotgun sequence window:
- the LOC134626615 gene encoding MBT domain-containing protein 1-like isoform X1: MENPRDLVERQSRKRRDSFGMLDGLDEDRSSCSTESSGGSGASSPEDSEDEELGGGGGVTQLNPSSSSLTLIKTNGQVYTYPDGKAGMATCEMCGMVGVRDAFYSKTKRFCSVSCSRSYSSNSKKASILARLQGKPPTKKAKVLQKQPLMTKLAAYAQQQANQQGGVKKSVSMELFDWGRYLGDGDVMGAPVSCFKHVPMGKSWGGISEGIRVEVPNTDSGLPMKVYWIAGIIKLAGFKALLRYEGFDCDSTRDFWLNLCVPDIHPVGWCAAGGKPLVPPQSILHRFSNWKTFLIKRLTGSKTLPPDFASKVQESMQFPFKKQMRVEVVDKTHLCRTRVALVEQVIGGRLRLVYEECDDGTDDFWCHMYSPLIHSIGWSRSIGHRFKRSDVSKKLDGQMDAPGQLFAKVKEVDQSGHWFEDGMKLEAIDPLNLSAICVATVRKVLADGYLMIGIDGSEAADGSDWFCYHSTSPSIFPAGFCEINNIELTPPRGYSSLPFRWFEYLKESKSVAAPVNLFNRDIPNHGFRPGMKLEAVDLMEPRLVCVATVTRIVHRLLRIHFDGWEDEYDQWVDCESPDLYPVGWCQLTGYQLQPPAVNAGSRDLQSAASKQRKKSQQYKGQKKKRKLPIAKRPVSLSGTMVTGVPRNLSGDENETPPDYPSPPPPASAAQPPSADPESSPRTEGGAGVREENARGPELSSHRTETETHRSSADFLSSRDQQ; encoded by the exons ATGGAAAACCCCAGAGACCTG GTGGAGCGTCAGTCCCGGAAGCGGCGGGACTCGTTCGGAATGCTGGACGGTCTGGATGAGGACCGGAGCAGCTGCAGCACCGAGTCCAGCGGGGGGAGCGGCGCCTCCAGTCCCGAGGACAGCGAGGACGAAGAgttaggaggaggaggaggggtcactcagctaaacccctcctcctcttcactgACGCTCATCAAGACCAACGGGCAGGTGTACACGTACCCCGACGGGAAGGCCGGCATGG CGACCTGTGAGATGTGCGGCATGGTCGGCGTCAGAGATGCCTTCTACAGCAAAACCAAACGTTTCTGCAGCGTCTCGTGCTCCAGGAGCTACTCATCCAACTCCAAGAAGGCCAGCATCCTCGCCAGACTGCAG GGAAAGCCTCCTACCAAGAAAGCCAAGGTTCTGCAGAAGCAGCCTCTGATGACCAAACTCGCCGCCTACGCTCAGCAGCAGGCCAACCAGCAGGGCGGGGTCAAGAAGAGCG TGTCCATGGAGTTGTTCGACTGGGGTCGTTACCTTGGAGACGGAGATGTAATGGGAGCGCCGGTCAGCTGTTTCAAACAT gTCCCGATGGGAAAGTCGTGGGGAGGCATCAGCGAAGGCATCCGGGTCGAGGTGCCGAACACTGACAGCGGGCTGCCCATGAAGGTTTACTGGATCGCTGGCATCATCAAACTGgctg GTTTTAAGGCTTTGCTGAGATACGAGGGTTTCGACTGCGACTCTACGCGAGACTTCTGGTTGAATCTGTGCGTGCCGGACATCCACCCGGTGGGCTGGTGTGCTGCTGGAGGGAAACCTCTGGTTCCCCCTCAGT cCATCCTGCACCGCTTCTCCAACTGGAAAACGTTCCTGATCAAGAGACTCACGGGCTCCAAAACTCTGCCGCCAGACTTCGCCTCCAAG GTGCAGGAGAGCATGCAGTTCCCCTTCAAGAAACAGATGAGGGTGGAGGTGGTGGATAAGACTCACCTGTGCCGGACTCGAGTGGCTCTGGTGGAACAG GTGATCGGCGGTCGTCTCCGGCTCGTGTACGAGGAGTGCGACGATGGGACCGACGACTTCTGGTGTCACATGTACAGTCCTCTGATCCACAGCATCGGATGGTCTCGATCCATTGGACACCGCTTCAAACGATCCG ATGTGTCGAAGAAATTGGACGGTCAGATGGATGCACCCGGACAGCTGTTTGCCAAA GTGAAGGAAGTGGATCAGAGCGGCCACTGGTTCGAAGATGGGATGAAGCTGGAGGCCATTGACCCTCTGAATCTGTCTGCGATCTGCGTGGCCACAGTGAGGAAG GTCCTGGCAGACGGGTACCTGATGATCGGCATAGACGGCTCGGAGGCGGCCGATGGCTCGGACTGGTTCTGCTATCACTCCACGTCTCCCTCCATCTTCCCCGCTGGCTTCTGTGAGATTAACAACATCGAGCTGACGCCGCCTAGAG GTTACTCCAGTCTGCCCTTCAGATGGTTTGAATATCTGAAGGAGAGCAAGTCTGTGGCTGCACCGGTGAATCTGTTCAACAGG GACATCCCCAACCACGGGTTCCGCCCCGGTATGAAGCTGGAGGCCGTCGACCTCATGGAGCCACGGCTCGTCTGCGTCGCCACCGTCACGCGCATCGTCCACCGGTTGCTACGGATACACTTCGACGGCTGGGAAGACGAGTACGACCAGTGGGTGGACTGCGAGTCGCCCGACCTGTATCCGGTGGGCTGGTGTCAGCTGACCGGGtaccagctgcagcctccggCTGTTAACGCAG gctCCAGAGACCTGCAGTCAGCAGCATCCAAACAGAGGAAGAAGTCTCAGCAGTACAAAGGACAAAAGAAAA AGAGGAAGCTGCCCATCGCTAAGCGACCCGTCAGCCTCTCCGGCACCATGGTAACAGGTGTCCCCAGGAACCTATCGGGAGACGAGAACGAGACTCCACCCGATTACCCGTCACCCCCTCCTCCGGCCTCCGCGGCCCAGCCGCCCTCTGCCGACCCGGAGAGCAGCCCCCGCACCGAGGGGGGGGCAG gagTCAGAGAGGAGAACGCCAGAGGGCCCGAGTTATCTTCTCACaggactgaaacagaaacacacagatccTCCGCAGACTTCCTCAGCAGCCGGGACCAGCAGTAG
- the LOC134626615 gene encoding MBT domain-containing protein 1-like isoform X2, giving the protein MENPRDLVERQSRKRRDSFGMLDGLDEDRSSCSTESSGGSGASSPEDSEDEELGGGGGVTQLNPSSSSLTLIKTNGQVYTYPDGKAGMATCEMCGMVGVRDAFYSKTKRFCSVSCSRSYSSNSKKASILARLQGKPPTKKAKVLQKQPLMTKLAAYAQQQANQQGGVKKSVSMELFDWGRYLGDGDVMGAPVSCFKHVPMGKSWGGISEGIRVEVPNTDSGLPMKVYWIAGIIKLAGFKALLRYEGFDCDSTRDFWLNLCVPDIHPVGWCAAGGKPLVPPQSILHRFSNWKTFLIKRLTGSKTLPPDFASKVQESMQFPFKKQMRVEVVDKTHLCRTRVALVEQVIGGRLRLVYEECDDGTDDFWCHMYSPLIHSIGWSRSIGHRFKRSDVSKKLDGQMDAPGQLFAKVKEVDQSGHWFEDGMKLEAIDPLNLSAICVATVRKVLADGYLMIGIDGSEAADGSDWFCYHSTSPSIFPAGFCEINNIELTPPRGYSSLPFRWFEYLKESKSVAAPVNLFNRDIPNHGFRPGMKLEAVDLMEPRLVCVATVTRIVHRLLRIHFDGWEDEYDQWVDCESPDLYPVGWCQLTGYQLQPPAVNAGSRDLQSAASKQRKKSQQYKGQKKRVREENARGPELSSHRTETETHRSSADFLSSRDQQ; this is encoded by the exons ATGGAAAACCCCAGAGACCTG GTGGAGCGTCAGTCCCGGAAGCGGCGGGACTCGTTCGGAATGCTGGACGGTCTGGATGAGGACCGGAGCAGCTGCAGCACCGAGTCCAGCGGGGGGAGCGGCGCCTCCAGTCCCGAGGACAGCGAGGACGAAGAgttaggaggaggaggaggggtcactcagctaaacccctcctcctcttcactgACGCTCATCAAGACCAACGGGCAGGTGTACACGTACCCCGACGGGAAGGCCGGCATGG CGACCTGTGAGATGTGCGGCATGGTCGGCGTCAGAGATGCCTTCTACAGCAAAACCAAACGTTTCTGCAGCGTCTCGTGCTCCAGGAGCTACTCATCCAACTCCAAGAAGGCCAGCATCCTCGCCAGACTGCAG GGAAAGCCTCCTACCAAGAAAGCCAAGGTTCTGCAGAAGCAGCCTCTGATGACCAAACTCGCCGCCTACGCTCAGCAGCAGGCCAACCAGCAGGGCGGGGTCAAGAAGAGCG TGTCCATGGAGTTGTTCGACTGGGGTCGTTACCTTGGAGACGGAGATGTAATGGGAGCGCCGGTCAGCTGTTTCAAACAT gTCCCGATGGGAAAGTCGTGGGGAGGCATCAGCGAAGGCATCCGGGTCGAGGTGCCGAACACTGACAGCGGGCTGCCCATGAAGGTTTACTGGATCGCTGGCATCATCAAACTGgctg GTTTTAAGGCTTTGCTGAGATACGAGGGTTTCGACTGCGACTCTACGCGAGACTTCTGGTTGAATCTGTGCGTGCCGGACATCCACCCGGTGGGCTGGTGTGCTGCTGGAGGGAAACCTCTGGTTCCCCCTCAGT cCATCCTGCACCGCTTCTCCAACTGGAAAACGTTCCTGATCAAGAGACTCACGGGCTCCAAAACTCTGCCGCCAGACTTCGCCTCCAAG GTGCAGGAGAGCATGCAGTTCCCCTTCAAGAAACAGATGAGGGTGGAGGTGGTGGATAAGACTCACCTGTGCCGGACTCGAGTGGCTCTGGTGGAACAG GTGATCGGCGGTCGTCTCCGGCTCGTGTACGAGGAGTGCGACGATGGGACCGACGACTTCTGGTGTCACATGTACAGTCCTCTGATCCACAGCATCGGATGGTCTCGATCCATTGGACACCGCTTCAAACGATCCG ATGTGTCGAAGAAATTGGACGGTCAGATGGATGCACCCGGACAGCTGTTTGCCAAA GTGAAGGAAGTGGATCAGAGCGGCCACTGGTTCGAAGATGGGATGAAGCTGGAGGCCATTGACCCTCTGAATCTGTCTGCGATCTGCGTGGCCACAGTGAGGAAG GTCCTGGCAGACGGGTACCTGATGATCGGCATAGACGGCTCGGAGGCGGCCGATGGCTCGGACTGGTTCTGCTATCACTCCACGTCTCCCTCCATCTTCCCCGCTGGCTTCTGTGAGATTAACAACATCGAGCTGACGCCGCCTAGAG GTTACTCCAGTCTGCCCTTCAGATGGTTTGAATATCTGAAGGAGAGCAAGTCTGTGGCTGCACCGGTGAATCTGTTCAACAGG GACATCCCCAACCACGGGTTCCGCCCCGGTATGAAGCTGGAGGCCGTCGACCTCATGGAGCCACGGCTCGTCTGCGTCGCCACCGTCACGCGCATCGTCCACCGGTTGCTACGGATACACTTCGACGGCTGGGAAGACGAGTACGACCAGTGGGTGGACTGCGAGTCGCCCGACCTGTATCCGGTGGGCTGGTGTCAGCTGACCGGGtaccagctgcagcctccggCTGTTAACGCAG gctCCAGAGACCTGCAGTCAGCAGCATCCAAACAGAGGAAGAAGTCTCAGCAGTACAAAGGACAAAAGAAAA gagTCAGAGAGGAGAACGCCAGAGGGCCCGAGTTATCTTCTCACaggactgaaacagaaacacacagatccTCCGCAGACTTCCTCAGCAGCCGGGACCAGCAGTAG
- the LOC134625652 gene encoding nucleoside diphosphate kinase B-like has translation MQLVTMETQNLLSSSEGHVTFGGLYLLALQSLPQHHAGTVCMPRCSSLYTCDRAASSADMERTFIAVKPDGVQRGLCGEIIKRFEHRGFRLVAAKFVQASEDHMKKHYLDLKDMPFYAGLCKYMSSGPILAMVWEGQNIVKLARMMLGETNPADSKPGSIRGDLCINIGRNIIHGSDTLENAKMEVDLWFKAEEFVTYTPCAQSWLYE, from the exons atgcagctggtCACCATGGAAACTCAAAACTTGTTGAGCTCATCTGAAGGCCATGTGACGTTTGGAGGTCTGTATCTGTTGGCTCTGCAGAGCCTACCACAGCACCACGCTGGaacagtctgcatgcctagatGCTCGAGTTTATACACCTGTGACCGTGCAG CCTCCTCAGCAGACATGGAGCGTACCTTCATTGCTGTGAAGCCCGATGGCGTCCAGAGAGGACTGTGTGGCGAGATCATCAAGCGCTTTGAGCATAGAGGCTTCAGGCTGGTCGCCGCCAAATTCGTGCAG GCCTCTGAGGACCACATGAAGAAGCACTACCTGGACCTGAAGGACATGCCTTTCTACGCTGGACTCTGCAAATACATGTCCTCTGGACCCATTCTCGCCATG GTGTGGGAGGGTCAGAACATTGTGAAGCTGGCCAGGATGATGCTGGGTGAGACCAACCCCGCTGACTCCAAGCCCGGCAGCATCCGTGGTGATCTGTGCATCAACATCGGCAG GAACATCATTCACGGCAGCGACACCCTGGAGAACGCCAAGATGGAGGTCGACCTGTGGTTCAAGGCCGAGGAGTTTGTCACCTACACCCCATGTGCCCAGTCCTGGCTGTACGAGTAA